From one Mya arenaria isolate MELC-2E11 chromosome 4, ASM2691426v1 genomic stretch:
- the LOC128230867 gene encoding uncharacterized protein LOC128230867: MQNLVQIRKIGECNLEGRRVVELKILIDGLKKCCKCAGRLSLTNITSETIYGLGSILHIKCMSCLADNTVPTGKRHKASEHKTGTRYFDVNTKLAAAMINAGVGEQQMNNILAYMNLPLVNKKTLKNREREIGESIEAVAAQSCSRAVEEEIRNSE; encoded by the exons ATGCAGAATCTCGTACAGATTCGTAAGATAGGCGAGTGTAACTTGGAAGGAAGACGAGTTGTTGAATTAAAGATTTTAATAGACGGCTTGAAAAAATGCTGCAAGTGCGCGGGACGGTTGTCGCTTACGAACATAACATCAGAAACAATATACGGTCTTGGGAGTATTCTTCATATAAAATGCATGTCATGTCTGGCTGACAACACAGTGCCGACTGGAAAACGACACAAGGCTAGTGAGCACAAAACCGGGACTCGATACTTTGATGTAAATACAAAGTTAGCTGCAG CCATGATCAACGCAGGCGTTGGGGaacaacaaatgaataatattctTGCCTACATGAACCTCCCCCTTGTTAATAAGAAGACACTCAAGAACAGGGAGCGTGAAATTGGCGAGAGCATTGAGGCAGTTGCCGCCCAGTCATGTTCACGTGCAGTGGAAGAAGAAATTCGAAATTCTGAGTAA